The following coding sequences lie in one Spea bombifrons isolate aSpeBom1 chromosome 5, aSpeBom1.2.pri, whole genome shotgun sequence genomic window:
- the LOC128496791 gene encoding zinc finger protein OZF-like: protein MESAGGGAGVVFEDVALYFSQGEWEYLEEWQKALYKEVMMENFELVTSLGLLIRRANWSKLEADESPSRWGSAEFPNVHDEEPELNITIKEEDDDDDDDDAAMTSSPTSDLQDYPYRGNRGSGFGGRVGCLSEALPSASSPCRFFSRSASQVAEEAVDPERPYSCPHCHRSFIRKSHLTSHQRTHRGERPYSCDVCGKSFHYRHHLVGHQRIHTGEKLFSCEYCGIPFNHKGNYQTHLRLHTGERPFSCELCSKSFNRKADLITHSRVHTGERPFTCADCGKSFSRKQHLVTHRRRHTGETPFPCDRCEERFAQRKMLLRHQELVHRAARPHSCAACGKGFACHSHLLTHQRVHQNGGRSCGAEGKPFSCDQCRKSFAAQPHLQAHQKTHSGAPGERPYTCADCGKGFNNRQYLSRHQKIHTGERPFRCNVCGDSFIQKPNLERHKSIHSGQRPFPCLVCGGSFFKKHNLVRHQRIHTGERLHFSCKVSQPPARPLSLSSKDDCRERNGTAEPPADNPCRNVCCNRTGGRDEQ, encoded by the exons ATGGAGAGCGCGGGGGGAGGGGCCGGG GTGGTGTTCGAGGACGTGGCGCTCTATTTCTCGCAGGGCGAGTGGGAGTATTTAGAAGAATGGCAGAAGGCGCTGTACAAGGAGGTCATGATGGAGAACTTCGagctggtgacatcactgg GGCTGCTGATTCGCAGAGCAAACTGGTCCAAGCTGGAGGCAGATGAGTCGCCCTCTCGCTGGGGTTCGGCAGAGTTCCCCAATGTTCATGATG agGAACCTGAGCTGAATATCACCATTAAAgaagaagatgatgatgatgatgatgatgatgctgCAATGACTTCATCCCCCACATCTGACCTCCAGGATTATCCCTATCGGGGTAATAGGG GTTCTGGGTTCGGTGGACGGGTGGGCTGTCTGTCGGAGGCTCTGCCGTCTGCCTCCTCTCCGTGCCGGTTTTTCTCACGTTCTGCCTCCCAGGTGGCGGAGGAGGCAGTCGACCCCGAGAGACCCTATTCCTGCCCTCACTGCCATCGCAGCTTCATTCGCAAATCGCACCTCACCAGCCATCAGCGCACTCACCGCGGAGAGCGGCCCTACTCCTGCGACGTCTGCGGCAAAAGCTTCCACTACCGCCACCATCTGGTGGGGCATCAGCGCATCCACACCGGTGAAAAGCTCTTCTCGTGCGAGTACTGCGGGATTCCGTTCAATCACAAGGGGAACTACCAGACGCACCTGCGCCTGCACACGGGCGAGAGACCCTTCTCCTGCGAACTCTGCAGCAAAAGCTTTAACCGCAAGGCTGACCTCATCACCCACAGCCGCGTGCACACCGGAGAGAGACCGTTCACGTGCGCCGACTGCGGCAAGAGCTTCAGCCGCAAGCAGCACCTGGTGACCCACCGCCGCCGCCATACAGGTGAGACGCCGTTCCCCTGCGACCGCTGCGAGGAGAGGTTTGCCCAGAGGAAGATGTTGCTGCGGCACCAGGAGCTGGTTCACCGAGCGGCGCGGCCCCACAGCTGTGCGGCGTGCGGGAAGGGATTCGCCTGCCACTCGCACCTCCTGACGCACCAGCGAGTTCACCAGAACGGAGGAAGGAGCTGCGGGGCCGAGGGGAAGCCCTTCTCCTGCGACCAGTGCCGGAAAAGCTTCGCCGCGCAGCCGCACTTACAGGCCCACCAGAAAACGCATTCCGGCGCGCCAGGCGAGAGGCCGTACACCTGCGCCGACTGCGGCAAAGGATTCAATAACCGGCAGTATTTAAGCCGCCACCAGAAGATCCACACCGGGGAGCGTCCGTTTCGCTGCAACGTGTGCGGGGACAGCTTCATCCAGAAACCCAACCTAGAGAGGCACAAGAGCATCCACAGCGGGCAGCGGCCCTTCCCCTGCCTGGTGTGCGGGGGCAGCTTCTTCAAAAAGCACAACCTGGTGCGACACCAGCGCATCCACACCGGCGAGAGGCTGCACTTCAGCTGCAAAGTGTCTCAGCCGCCGGCGCGGCCGCTGTCTTTGTCGTCGAAGGACGATTGCAGGGAGCGCAACGGTACCGCCGAGCCTCCGGCCGACAACCCCTGCAGGAACGTCTGCTGCAATCGCACCGGGGGCCGCGATGAACAGTGA